In Bombus terrestris chromosome 6, iyBomTerr1.2, whole genome shotgun sequence, a single window of DNA contains:
- the LOC105665858 gene encoding receptor-type tyrosine-protein phosphatase S isoform X3, whose amino-acid sequence MVRKKRLKVLIYALQIIYVLSENNLIDHRHIGQNKTVNASMKILSFDLNAEYVVSSELNNSMSIKKFLDEVTEFKQNELLPNDYLKSNDTNISILDTTNNDFVQKFEHISISSNELKDNQILSEDILVTCNEEDRKNVQNLTIDLVATEWIFLSWEPPCDNITSELFYTIDICLDLNQLCFSRNRTIVKDVQYNATDLEPCNNYTFIVKAIDKDLNSTGVIVTGATSSNITEIGDIQKLVAHTAISTIKLSWKSPGDYPTCVNHYLIEQCLKNICNNASITTEEYISSKLEPCEEYFFIIRAVSINNKQSNGVDITLKTNSPKSSRPQNPTVEANAFSLVIHWEPPEIGAKCIKYYRVTIDPQPKTEQVIGINVTISDLYACTPYCIYINAVDEDNNDGEMITIDTRTASTVSKSPILNMKEPIVTTHDIMLSWKIEKGNSNCTLTSLKAMCNATMTNGHGYEVKNGEAEVHIDSHIQDEYFTNSIIKNVSPFTTYICWAYVLNEAGNSELSKLISVTTSEDIPSAPFLNVTNITYSQFIFVWEPPSYLAGNLHEFELVFEGEICFYMPDWCKPVTLKTIKHFNGSTFIFEYLNATAFTYYTAKIKARTSAGWGSYNNDLVLFKTPAGVPGMVSNFSYSIVNNENNKNVLNTILTWGIPCSLNGILEYFNVFVDGIRTNYEPHSFTLQLLSSDVKNDTVITNLNELKAEYNYIIKVVTKVQGVQDFGIPAFKNISYPAGIPPQPDEDYIKSITIDPASARRTTTTVTLLLPLFPNTNGDIIYYSIIVSRMNYNIPSSIRFNITNNTNHILWPNISSWKEAMQQDFTIPYQATRLCWNPYPNSVADYGDMEAVKYTLGENTNCKEISSNTNKRIYCNGPLKPNTWYHVRMRAFTHGGYSDSTTFLIKTNAEIDIVLVSGVVFGILFLGILSTIMLLFRKCSIRAILRRFLHSDMSGSPVPTPFSKKKFIAHCQQFIDNPGKLSNEFQLLQTLSIDLQMPTNTACLQANKKKNRYSDILPYDFSRVKLEVIENDPNTDYINASFIKGYSGENEYIACQGPKEETTFDFWRMIEQYDINVIVMLTELVEKDKEKCHQYFPTIRETFKYENLTIKCISELDYRSYTQRTLVLQRENKKRNITHLHFKEWPDHDVPEDFEPIIHFCQIVHRNVTANKEYIVIHCRVSMLTYTIVQSKY is encoded by the exons ATGGTACGAaaaaaacgattgaaagtgTTGATTTACGCACTACAGATCATCTATGTGCTcagtgaaaataatttaatcgatCATCGACATATCGGACAAAATAAAACAGTGAACGcttcgatgaaaattttatcgTTTGATCTCAATGCTGAATATGTAGTATCTTCAGAACTAAATAATTCTATGAGCATAAAAAAGTTTCTAGACGAAGTTACGGAATTCAAACAAAATGAGCTCCTGCCGAATGATTACCTGAAAAGCAACGATACTAATATATCGATTCTCGATACAACGAACAATGACTTCGTTCAAAAATTTGAGCATATTTCTATTTCATCTAACGAATTGAAAGATAACCAAATTTTATCGGAAGATATATTAGTGACATGTAACGAAGAAG ATCGAAAAAATGTACAGAACCTAACGATTGATCTAGTTGCTACAGAATGGATATTTCTCTCTTGGGAACCTCCTTGTGATAATATAACAAGTGAATTGTTTTATACTATCGATATATGCTTGGACTTAAATCAACTATGTTTTTCAAGAAATAGAACCATAGTAAAAGATGTACAATATAATGCCACTGATCTAGAACCATGCaacaattatacatttattgtaAAAGCCATTGACAAAGATTTAAACTCCACTGGAGTTATTGTAACAGGAGCGACGAGTtctaata TTACTGAAATTGGAGATATTCAAAAATTAGTTGCACATACTGCTATTAGTACAATCAAATTAAGCTGGAAATCGCCAGGAGATTACCCAACATGTGTAAATCATTATTTAATTGAGCAATgccttaaaaatatttgtaataatgcCTCAATTACAACTGAGGAATATATTTCATCAAAGTTAGAACCATGTGaggaatatttctttataattagAGCAGTTTCAATAAACAACAAACAATCTAATGGTGTTGATATTACATTAAAAACAAATTCTCCAA aatCAAGTAGACCTCAAAACCCAACTGTGGAAGCTAATGCATTTTCTTTAGTTATTCATTGGGAACCACCAGAAATTGGAGctaaatgtattaaatattaccgTGTTACTATTGATCCACAGCCAAAAACAGAACAAGTAATTGGAATAAATGTAACAATAAGTGATTTGTATGCATGTACTCCATATTGCATTTATATTAATGCAGTAGATGAAGACAATAACGATGGGGAAATGATCACTATTGATACAAGAACAGCATCAACAg tatCGAAATCAccaatattaaatatgaaagaaCCAATTGTTACAACGCATGACATAATGCTTTCATGGAAGATTGAGAAAGGCAACAGTAATTGTACTTTAACATCTTTAAAAGCTATGTGTAATGCTACAATGACAAACGGTCATGGTTATGAAGTTAAGAATGGGGAAGCTGAAGTACATATAGATTCTCATATTCAAgatgaatattttacaaattcaatAATAAAGAATGTCAGTCcatttactacatatatatgttggGCATATGTTCTTAATGAAGCAGGAAATAGTgaattaagtaaattaataaGTGTAACAACATCAGAAGATA TACCATCTGCACCTTTTCTCAATGTTACAAATATAACATATTCacaatttatatttgtttggGAACCACCATCATATTTAGCAGGGAATTTACATGAATTTGAACTTGTATTTGAAGGAGAAATATGTTTCTATATGCCTGATTGGTGCAAACCAGTAACCTTAAAAACCATTAAACATTTTAATGGATCTACGttcatttttgaatatttaaatgcaaCAGCATTTACGTATTATACAGCAAAAATCAAAGCAAGAACCTCTGCAGGCTGGGGAAGTTATAACAATGATTTAGTGTTATTTAAAACACCAGCTGGAG ttCCAGGGATGGTATCCAACTTTTCATATTCAATTGtaaacaatgaaaataacaaaaatgtttTGAATACCATTTTGACATGGGGCATTCCATGTTCTTTAAATggaatattggaatattttaatgtatttgtAGATGGGATTAGAACTAATTATGAACCACATTCTTTTACATTACAACTTTTATCAAGTGATGTTAAAAATGATACAGTCATAACAAATTTAAACGAGTTAAAAGcagaatataattatattattaaagtgGTAACAAAGGTTCAGGGAGTCCAAGATTTTGGAATACcagcatttaaaaatatttcatacccTGCTGGCA ttcCACCTCAACCTGATGAAGATTATATAAAATCTATCACTATAGATCCAGCTAGTGCACGAAGAACTACAACAACAGTTACACTTTTACTTCCCTTATTCCCTAATACAAATggtgatattatttattattctattatagtATCAAGAATGAACTATAATATTCCATCAAGTATTAGAtttaatataacgaataatacGAATCATATATTATGGCCAAATATATCTTCTTGGAAAGAAGCTATGCAACAAGACTTTACAATACCTTATCAAGCTACTAGACTATGTTGGAATCCTTATC CTAATTCTGTTGCTGATTATGGCGACATGGAAGCAGTCAAGTATACACTTGGCGAAAATACAAATTGTAAAGAAATTTCATCTAATAccaataaaagaatttattgtAATGGTCCTCTTAAACCAAATACATGGTATCATGTTAGAATGCGGGCATTTACTCATGGTGGATATTCTGATTCtacaacatttttaataaaaacca atGCTGAAATAGATATCGTACTTGTTAGTGGAGTTGTTTTTGGTATTTTATTCTTGGGAATTTTATCAACAATAATGTTATTATTTCGAAAATGTTCAATTCGTGC AATATTACGACGATTTCTACATTCTGACATGTCTGGATCACCAGTTCCTACACCTTtttcaaaaaagaaatttatagctCATTGTCAACAATTTATTGATAATCCTGGAAAATTAAGCAATGAATTTCAGTTACTTCAAACTCTTAGTATTGATTTACAGATGCCAACCAATACTGCTTGTTTACAAGCCaataagaagaaaaacagatattctgatattttaccat atgATTTTTCAAGAGTTAAGCTGGAAGTAATTGAAAATGATCCTAATACTGACTACATCAATGCATCTTTTATTAAG GGCTATAGTGGCGAAAATGAATATATAGCTTGTCAAGGaccaaaagaagaaacaacatTTGATTTTTGGAGAATGATAGAGCAATATGACATCAATGTGATAGTTATGTTGACTGAGTTGGTTGAGAAAGACAAA GAAAAATGTCATCAATATTTTCCAACAATTAGAGAAACTTTTAAGTATGAAAATTTGACCATAAAATGTATAAGTGAATTAGATTATAGATCTTATACACAAAGAACACTAGTATTACAAAGG gaaaacaaaaaaagaaatataacacATTTGCATTTCAAAGAATGGCCAGATCATGATGTCCCAGAGGATTTTGAACCAATAATCCATTTTTGCCAGATTGTACATCGTAATGTTACTGCTAATAAAGAATATATTGTGATTCATTGCAG agTCAGTATGCTTACATATACAATTGTACAAAGCAAGTATTAA